From Acipenser ruthenus chromosome 2, fAciRut3.2 maternal haplotype, whole genome shotgun sequence, a single genomic window includes:
- the fga gene encoding fibrinogen alpha chain gives MRQLHLLCCLLGVFITAWSKDISFEDIAQGRGPRVVEQGHKSECVTEKEWAACTDDDWGPKCPSGCRIQGLLSQTDRDIAQRIDRIRKFLEENRNRYKSTDQFTKQTYDYIREQLVLDSGNDNKYVNLADQLRRRIVDLKLKIDNQLSALIALKDKIREQVDTMQALEVDIDIKIRSCKGSCASAFVYNVNTESYVTLEKQISQIENINLQKVENANSMRIVKMRPMRGDETVSVYKSTLATEGGEKSIFGNVEQLRLSLETADYEITPLPATPGVGSGSVSMGSSSGDKVTKQTGITEESTPGSSVTTHTKVLTCTKTIKKRIVYTKDGPVETIEMTGGSPECDHLESLGTDDASHSSVKEGKGDSGSFTTTVSGTSGGVDGISDRFPNLHSFFNKHSSSSTSTKEVRGGGGSSVVTTSTRELPDHSRVKTVVHSDLGRGDGDFESHFGEDFSAFRTETVFPVDSQKHDGKGSSSYSKTTVVSSSSSKGGHFSEQKSRSIRDIQARSLKKD, from the exons ATGAGACAGTTACACCTCCTCTGCTGTTTGCTAGGTGTCTTCATAACAGCATGG TCAAAGGACATTTCTTTTGAAGACATTGCCCAAGGAAGAGGACCCAGGGTTGTAGAACAGGGTCACAAAAGTGAGTGTGTAACTGAAAAAGAATGGGCTGCCTGTACAGACGATGACTGG GGCCCCAAATGTCCATCTGGCTGTAGAATACAGGGGCTTTTAAGCCAGACAGATCGGGATATCGCTCAAAGAATTGACAGAATTCGAAAATTTTTAGAGGAAAACAGGAACAGGTACAAATCTACCGATCAGTTCACCAAACAAACCTATGATTACATAAGAGAACAACTCGTCTTAGATTCAG GAAACGATAATAAGTATGTTAATCTGGCTGACCAATTACGTAGAAGAATTGTTGATCTGAAGCTAAAAATTGACAACCAGCTCAGCGCACTTATAGCATTAAAGGACAAAATCCGAGAACAAGTTGATACAATGCAAGCACTTgag GTGGACATTGACATAAAGATTCGATCTTGCAAAGGCTCATGTGCAAGTGCTTTTGTTTACAATGTCAACACAGAGAGTTATGTAACCCTGGAAAAACAAATATCTCAGATAGAAAACATAAATTTGCAGAAAGTTGAAAATGCAAACTCCATGAGAATAGTCAAGATGAGGCCCATGAGGGGGGATGAAACAGTATCTGTATACAAGTCCACACTGGCTACTGAAGGTGGAGAGAAAAGCATATTCGGAAACGTAGAGCAACTCCGACTGTCCTTAGAAACAGCAGACTATGAGATTACTCCACTCCCGGCCACTCCAGGCGTTGGGTCAGGTAGTGTTTCAATGGGCTCTTCATCTGGTGACAAAGTCACCAAACAAACCGGTATCACTGAAGAATCAACCCCAGGTTCATCTGTTACTACCCACACTAAAGTGCTCACATGCACCAAAACCATCAAAAAGAGAATTGTCTACACAAAAGATGGTCCGGTGGAGACCATTGAAATGACAGGTGGCTCCCCAGAATGTGACCACTTAGAAAGCTTGGGCACTGATGATGCTTCGCATTCATCTGTCAAAGAGGGAAAGGGTGACAGTGGTAGCTTTACAACGACGGTGTCTGGTACCTCAGGGGGGGTAGATGGCATCTCTGATCGCTTCCCCAACTTACATTCTTTCTTCAACAAACACTCAAGTTCATCCACGAGTACCAAAGAGGTTCGGGGTGGTGGCGGCTCTTCTGTAGTAACCACCTCCACTAGAGAGCTTCCCGATCACTCAAGAGTTAAAACAGTTGTACACTCTGACTTGGGCAGAGGTGATGGGGATTTCGAAAGCCATTTTGGGGAAGACTTTAGTGCTTTCCGTACAGAAACAGTTTTCCCTGTTGACAGCCAAAAGCATGATGGGAAAGGTTCCTCATCATATTCGAAGACCACTGTAGTAAGCAGTAGCTCAAGTAAGGGAGGTCACTTTTCTGAACAGAAAAGTAGAAGTATTCGAGACATTCAGGCCCGCAGCCTGAAGAAGGATTGA